In one Oryza glaberrima chromosome 2, OglaRS2, whole genome shotgun sequence genomic region, the following are encoded:
- the LOC127762951 gene encoding protein PHOSPHATE-INDUCED 1 homolog: MPAQQQLGAGRPRKASWPVTVRAARPRTPPLFWLRKLRLSRSYVTRKINHPPSTSHTPLHSPRPTIKPAPSSICFPTQRPQELIWPKTHQNPLDPSPMAASSAAFAACLLACALLFQMCVASRKLTALVQDQPITMTYHKGALLSGRIAVNLIWYGNFSAPQRAVITDFVSSLSTPPSPQPQPEPSVASWFKTAQKYYANSKARFPALSLGQHVLDQSYSLGKRLGEKDLIRLAARGSPSRAINVVLTADDVAVDGFCMSRCGTHGASPRSRAGRFAYVWVGNPATQCPGQCAWPYHQPVYGPQAAPLTPPNGDVGVDGMVISLASMIVGTVTNPFGNGFFQGDADAPLEAATACAGVYGKGAYPGYAGSLLVDPASGASYNANGAHGRKYLVPALVDPDTSACSTVG, encoded by the coding sequence ATGCCCGCTCAGCAACAGCTGGGAGCAGGCAGGCCACGCAAAGCCAGCTGGCCAGTGACCGTTCGGGCAGCACGGCCAAGGACTCCCCCTTTATTTTGGCTCAGAAAGCTGCGGCTCTCTCGATCATACGTCACGCGGAAAATTAACCATCCCCCATCCACTTCTCACACTCCACTTCACTCTCCTCGGCCAACTATAAAGCCCGCACCCAGCTCGATCTGCTTCCCCACCCAACGTCCCCAAGAACTCATCTGGCCAAAAACCCACCAAAATCCTCTCGATCCATCGCCAATGGCGGCTTCCTCCGCAGCTTTTGCAGCGTGCCTGCTCGCGTGCGCGCTTCTCTTCCAGATGTGCGTCGCGTCGAGGAAGCTCACCGCGCTGGTGCAGGACCAGCCCATCACAATGACGTACCACAAGGGCGCGCTCCTCTCCGGCCGCATCGCCGTCAACCTCATCTGGTACGGCAACTTCTCCGCGCCGCAGCGCGCGGTGATCACCGACTTCGTCTCATCGCTGtccaccccgccgtcgccgcagccgcagccggagCCGTCCGTCGCCAGCTGGTTCAAGACGGCGCAGAAGTACTACGCCAACTCGAAGGCGCGCTTCCCGGCGCTGTCCCTCGGCCAGCACGTGCTCGACCAGTCGTACTCCCTCGGCAAGCGGCTCGGGGAGAAGGACCTCATCAGGCTCGCCGCCCGAGGCTCGCCGAGCCGCGCCATCAACGTGGTGCTCACGGCCGACGACGTCGCTGTCGACGGCTTCTGCATGAGCCGGTGCGGCACCCACGGCGCGTCGCCGCGGTCCCGCGCCGGGCGGTTCGCCTACGTGTGGGTGGGCAACCCGGCGACCCAGTGCCCCGGCCAGTGCGCGTGGCCGTACCACCAGCCGGTGTACGGCCCGCAGGCGGCGCCCCTCACGCCGCCcaacggcgacgtcggcgtcgacggcatGGTGATATCCCTCGCCTCGATGATCGTCGGCACCGTCACCAACCCGTTCGGCAACGGCTTCTTCCagggcgacgccgacgcgccgcTGGAGGCCGCCACCGCGTGCGCCGGAGTGTACGGCAAGGGGGCGTACCCGGGTTACGCCGGGTCGCTGCTGGTGGACCCGGCCAGCGGGGCCAGCTACAACGCGAATGGGGCGCACGGGAGGAAATACCTGGTCCCGGCGCTCGTAGACCCCGACACGTCGGCCTGCTCCACCGTCGGGTAG